A region of the Nocardia asteroides genome:
CCGAAGTCCACCCACCGCATCTAGGCCGGATCACGCTACGCGCGGGGCGGGTGTGTGGGTTGATGATGCCCGCGTTCATCGGCTCGGAAGTCAAAGCGTGGATGCACCGCACGGGCCAGCTGTCCGGACCGGTGCTGACGCATCCGCGTGCGCAGCGCTGGACGTTCCTCACCGGGGCGGACCTGCCGGAGGACATTCGATTGTTCGCGGAGATGTCGCGGCTGGGTGTCTCTATCCTCCGTGCCGGAGAGATCGCGTTACCCGGTCCCGGACAGCGCCCCGGCTTGTTCCGGGCGTGGGTGCAGCCTCCCCACGATTCCTATCGGCCGCCAGGGTGGGTTGTGGTCGAGGCGATCCGGGAGTGCGCCGCCCAGCACACCCGGCAGCGACGGGGGGTGATGGTCTATGCCTGAACACGCCAACCCTGTGGTGCCGTACGGGTGCGGTCCGGCGTGTGGGCCGTGGATCACCGTCGAACAATGCGGCTTGTTCACCTTCCACCAGGAGACCGGCGAGGTGTTGTCGGTGAAGTGCCCTTCCACTCATTGTTTCGGACAGATGGTGAAGATCGTCCACGGCCGCATGGCCCACCACGACTCCCCGATGGCCATGGCCCCCAGAGGCCGGAAATGCCATGGATCGGTATCCGCGTCGTGTTCGACCACGTCCGCGATCTCGACCTCGCTGCCCAGCCTGTCCCACCACCGCAGGCCGCTCGATGATCGGTGACCGGGACGCCGAGCGATCCGCAGCTGAACTCGACGTCCTCACCGACGTGATCGGCACGCTTGTGACCGCCACTGCGGAAGCCGTGCGGGACGGGATGAGCGACACCATCCGTGTTCGTGTGATCGCGATGGTGGTCTTCGAACTGATCAGCAGTGCCCGCACCGCCGCCGGGCCGCACACCGGACGGCTGTATGCCGCCCCGGTACTCGATCCGATCCTCGACAACATCTCGGCCGCCGATGACATCACCCTTCTGGACCTGTTGATTCCCGAGATCATCGGCCAGCACCTCAACAGCACCTGAACCACCCAGACCGCCCCGCACCAATTGCCGTCCTCTGGTCCCCCTTTGCGCCGCAGGGGACGTAGGCACGTGCCCGAGCACACGGGGGGAAGGCTGCGCGGACGGGACTCCACATCGGTGTGCCGAACCGAGCCCGCCCGCCAGCCTTCCCCCGAACCGTCGAATTCTCTGCACCACAGCGGCATTCACGCCAGGGTGAACCCTTCATGGAAGGCCCTCATGCAACCCGACACAGCGGAGCCTCACCACTGCTTGCACGGCATGACCTCACCCCTGCCGCACGAGCCAGACGTGCACCTGATCGTGCGAATACGGGGCCGCAACCTGCATTACGCGGCGTGCCTGACTGCGGCCCTGGTGTTCGTGCAAGACGAAAGCATCCACCGTTGCACCGACGGCGTAGCCGTCGCCGGCGGCGCAACTGATCAGCTGCCCCGGTTGCCCTGTGAGTGGCTGTATATAGAGCGATGAGGCGACACCCGGCCTCCGCCCGCCGCTTGCCCGGCGACACATACCGGCATGACAGTGGCACACGCGGCAGCCGAGAAAGAACGTGAGGCTGCCATCAAGGCCCAAGATCACGCGCGAAACGCGGCATTGAAAGAGCTCGACGAAAAGAGGCGTCTGTCGGAGGTGGAAAGACTCGTGTGGTTGGGGCAAGCAACGCACCCACAAGCGGCGGTGAGACAGCCGCCAGGTCACGCGCCGAGCGTTGAGCGTGGCGGCACTGGGCAAGGACCCGACCGCTCGCGCGGAGTAGCTCGCGAACAGTAACCGTTCGCGCTCGATCGGC
Encoded here:
- a CDS encoding DNA-directed RNA polymerase subunit beta, which encodes MPLLPAVCDLPAEVHPPHLGRITLRAGRVCGLMMPAFIGSEVKAWMHRTGQLSGPVLTHPRAQRWTFLTGADLPEDIRLFAEMSRLGVSILRAGEIALPGPGQRPGLFRAWVQPPHDSYRPPGWVVVEAIRECAAQHTRQRRGVMVYA